In Bradyrhizobium sp. CCBAU 051011, the following are encoded in one genomic region:
- the pqqC gene encoding pyrroloquinoline-quinone synthase PqqC, translating to MTALSIGKGLTLNSAEELEATLRHIGATRYHSLHPFHRLLHGGKLNKGQVQAWALNRYYYQSTIPLKDAMVISRFRDRATRVEWRHRIEDHDGDVGSEGGIERWLKLTEGLGLDSAYVESTEGILPATRFAVEAYVHFCRDKTPLEAIASSLTELFAPNLHEERISGMLQHYDFVNPDIMSYFSRRLAQAPRDAGFALEYVKAHAKTPAERELVCNALIFKTNVLWVQLDALYHAYVEGHIPPGAFVPKGD from the coding sequence ATGACTGCGCTCTCGATCGGCAAGGGCCTTACGCTCAATAGCGCCGAGGAACTGGAGGCGACGCTCCGCCACATCGGCGCGACGCGCTATCACAGCCTGCACCCGTTCCATCGGCTGTTGCACGGCGGCAAGCTCAACAAGGGCCAGGTGCAGGCCTGGGCGCTGAACCGCTATTATTACCAGAGCACGATCCCGCTGAAGGATGCGATGGTAATCTCCCGGTTCCGCGACCGAGCGACCCGGGTCGAGTGGCGCCATCGCATCGAGGATCACGATGGCGACGTGGGCAGCGAAGGCGGCATCGAGCGCTGGCTGAAGCTGACGGAGGGTCTCGGGCTCGACAGTGCCTACGTGGAATCGACCGAGGGCATCCTGCCGGCAACGCGGTTTGCCGTGGAAGCCTATGTGCATTTCTGTCGCGACAAGACGCCGCTGGAAGCGATCGCCTCCTCGCTGACGGAACTGTTCGCGCCGAACCTGCATGAAGAGCGCATCTCCGGAATGCTGCAGCACTATGATTTCGTCAATCCTGACATCATGAGCTATTTCAGCCGCCGGCTGGCGCAGGCGCCACGCGATGCCGGTTTTGCGCTGGAATATGTCAAGGCGCACGCGAAGACGCCGGCGGAGCGCGAGTTGGTCTGCAACGCGCTGATCTTCAAGACCAATGTGCTATGGGTTCAGCTCGATGCGCTGTATCATGCCTATGTCGAGGGCCACATACCGCCCGGTGCGTTCGTGCCCAAGGGAGACTAG
- the pqqA gene encoding pyrroloquinoline quinone precursor peptide PqqA: MAWKAPKIVEVPVGMEINMYMCATRK, translated from the coding sequence ATGGCCTGGAAAGCGCCGAAAATCGTCGAAGTGCCGGTCGGCATGGAAATCAACATGTATATGTGCGCCACCCGGAAGTAA
- the pqqD gene encoding pyrroloquinoline quinone biosynthesis peptide chaperone PqqD, whose translation MALSRNISVSEASRPKLPRHAKLKFDDTRQVWVILAPERVLAPDEIAVEVLQLCDGVRSVAEMIDQLAAKYAAPREAILTDVIAMLQDLADKGFLTEAREKTS comes from the coding sequence ATGGCTTTGAGCCGCAACATCAGTGTCAGCGAGGCGAGCCGGCCAAAATTGCCGCGGCACGCCAAGCTGAAATTCGATGACACGCGGCAGGTATGGGTGATCCTGGCGCCGGAGCGGGTGCTGGCGCCGGACGAGATCGCGGTCGAGGTGCTGCAGCTTTGCGACGGCGTGCGCAGCGTCGCCGAGATGATTGACCAGCTCGCCGCCAAATACGCCGCGCCGCGCGAGGCGATTTTGACCGATGTCATCGCGATGCTGCAGGACCTCGCCGACAAGGGTTTTTTGACCGAAGCGCGTGAGAAGACGTCATGA
- a CDS encoding sorbosone dehydrogenase family protein, which translates to MMNYLSVPRSLLLSGAFLTAFTLGAAAQQAADSPAAAQQPTAPPAAAQQPAAPPAAAPSTAAAPAAAAPPPPGSPLIGRPAGNEAAAKLAPNAPPPIPAAPDKLPTAKLKVPAGFNIEVYAAGMANARSLALGDKGTVFVGSRLVDKVYAIVNKDGKREVKVLASGLYRPNGIAFKDGTLYIAELSKVSKIEKVEDNLDNPPKPTVIFDKLPKDEAHGWKFIGIGPDNKLYVPVGQPGNNVLNSDEHALIRRMNLDGSGAEVIARGVRNTVGFDWHPETKQLYFTDNGRDWMSEDVPEDELNRITKVGEHFGTPYCLQGNILDPEFGWGKSCSDYTAPVGLLGPHSAALGMRFYTGSMFPKTYKNVAIIARHGSWNRSRKVGGDVVIAKLNKDGTMKSMEPFLTGFLEDNKYIGRPVDVLQMKDGSLLVSDDWNGAVYRITHGKQKVAGKS; encoded by the coding sequence ATGATGAACTATCTGTCGGTGCCGCGCAGCCTGCTGCTGTCTGGTGCCTTCTTGACTGCATTCACGCTCGGCGCCGCCGCCCAGCAGGCGGCCGACTCGCCCGCTGCTGCGCAGCAGCCCACCGCGCCGCCCGCAGCCGCCCAACAGCCTGCTGCGCCCCCGGCCGCTGCACCATCGACCGCCGCCGCGCCGGCTGCCGCTGCGCCACCTCCGCCCGGCTCGCCGTTGATTGGCCGTCCCGCCGGCAACGAGGCTGCCGCCAAGCTTGCGCCGAATGCGCCGCCGCCCATACCGGCGGCGCCGGACAAGTTGCCGACGGCCAAGCTTAAGGTCCCGGCCGGCTTCAACATCGAGGTTTATGCCGCCGGCATGGCGAACGCCCGCTCGCTCGCGCTCGGCGACAAGGGCACGGTGTTCGTCGGCAGCCGCCTGGTCGACAAGGTCTATGCCATCGTCAACAAGGACGGCAAACGCGAGGTCAAGGTGCTGGCGTCCGGCCTCTACCGTCCGAACGGCATCGCGTTCAAGGATGGCACGCTCTACATCGCCGAACTGTCGAAGGTCTCCAAGATCGAGAAGGTCGAGGACAACCTGGACAACCCGCCGAAGCCGACCGTGATCTTCGACAAGCTGCCCAAGGACGAAGCCCATGGCTGGAAGTTCATCGGCATCGGTCCCGACAACAAGCTCTACGTTCCCGTCGGCCAGCCCGGCAACAACGTGCTGAACAGCGACGAACACGCCCTCATCAGGCGGATGAACCTCGACGGCTCCGGCGCGGAAGTGATCGCCCGCGGCGTCCGCAACACGGTCGGTTTCGACTGGCATCCGGAGACCAAGCAGCTCTACTTCACCGACAATGGGCGCGACTGGATGTCGGAAGACGTGCCCGAGGACGAACTGAACCGTATCACCAAGGTCGGCGAACATTTCGGCACGCCGTACTGCCTGCAGGGCAACATCCTCGACCCCGAATTCGGCTGGGGTAAATCCTGCAGCGACTACACTGCCCCGGTCGGCCTGCTGGGGCCGCATTCCGCAGCGCTCGGCATGCGGTTCTACACCGGCAGCATGTTCCCGAAGACCTACAAGAACGTGGCCATCATCGCCCGGCACGGCTCCTGGAACCGCTCCAGGAAAGTCGGCGGTGATGTCGTCATTGCCAAGCTGAACAAGGACGGCACGATGAAGTCGATGGAGCCGTTCCTCACCGGCTTCCTGGAAGACAACAAATATATCGGCCGCCCGGTCGATGTGCTGCAGATGAAGGACGGCTCGCTGCTGGTCTCCGACGACTGGAACGGCGCCGTCTACCGCATCACCCACGGCAAGCAGAAGGTGGCCGGGAAGTCGTAG
- the pqqB gene encoding pyrroloquinoline quinone biosynthesis protein PqqB: MLRVVVLGAAAGGGVPQWNCGCAVCTKARNENQELQSTQASIAVSADGEHWYLVNASPDLRQQLIATPQLHPKAGQLRHSPIAGVILTNGEIDAVAGLLSMREGSPFTLYAHERVLAILRSNSIFNVLGENNVKRRPVEVDKPFEPTLPDGSPSGMEILPFAVPGKGAWYLEGKAHPAGGDGAGDTLGLRILDKASGKYFYFLAACADVTDDLKSRLSGAALVLFDGTVWRDDELIVQGLGTKTGQSMGHISMSGEHGAIESLAGLDIGRKVFLHINNSNPALLAGSDERKILEQAGWHIPADGTEITL, encoded by the coding sequence ATGCTTCGCGTCGTCGTCCTGGGCGCCGCGGCGGGTGGCGGCGTTCCGCAGTGGAACTGCGGTTGTGCGGTGTGCACGAAGGCACGGAACGAAAATCAGGAATTGCAGAGCACCCAGGCCTCGATCGCGGTCAGCGCCGACGGCGAGCACTGGTATCTCGTCAACGCTTCCCCCGACCTGCGCCAGCAATTGATCGCGACGCCGCAGCTTCATCCCAAGGCCGGACAGCTGAGGCACAGCCCGATCGCCGGCGTGATCCTGACCAATGGCGAAATCGACGCGGTAGCGGGGCTATTGTCGATGCGCGAGGGTTCGCCGTTTACGCTATATGCGCATGAGCGGGTGCTTGCGATTTTGCGATCCAACAGCATCTTTAACGTGCTGGGCGAAAACAACGTGAAGCGGCGGCCGGTTGAGGTCGACAAGCCATTCGAGCCCACCCTGCCCGACGGCTCGCCATCAGGCATGGAAATCCTTCCCTTCGCGGTTCCCGGCAAGGGCGCGTGGTATCTCGAAGGCAAGGCGCATCCGGCGGGCGGCGATGGCGCGGGCGATACGCTGGGCTTGCGGATTCTGGACAAGGCCAGCGGCAAGTACTTCTATTTCCTGGCCGCCTGCGCTGACGTGACCGACGATCTCAAGTCGCGCCTTTCGGGCGCCGCGCTGGTGCTCTTTGATGGCACGGTGTGGCGCGACGATGAATTGATCGTGCAGGGCCTCGGCACCAAGACGGGACAGAGCATGGGCCATATTTCGATGTCGGGCGAGCATGGCGCGATCGAGAGCCTCGCCGGCCTCGACATCGGCCGCAAGGTGTTCTTGCATATCAACAACTCGAATCCTGCTCTGCTCGCCGGCTCGGACGAACGCAAAATCCTGGAACAGGCGGGCTGGCACATCCCCGCCGACGGAACGGAGATCACGCTGTGA
- a CDS encoding c-type cytochrome, whose protein sequence is MQKTITALVFAVIATSVSAETIEQRIAPCLACHGEKGQSETENTPSLGGQQAPYTLIQLFMFREKLRVFEPMNEMAKALTDDDLRLFSDFIARMPKPEPPGENGDLARMQRGQALVQQHRCDTCHNPDLSGKENVPRIANQREDYLAKTVAEYKDNSRRGYDASMADVMAPIAAAQIADLAYYIAHMR, encoded by the coding sequence ATGCAAAAAACAATAACAGCACTTGTGTTTGCGGTGATAGCAACATCTGTGTCCGCCGAAACCATCGAACAGCGCATCGCGCCGTGCCTCGCCTGTCACGGCGAAAAGGGCCAGTCCGAAACCGAAAACACGCCCTCGCTCGGCGGCCAGCAGGCGCCTTACACGCTGATCCAGCTCTTCATGTTTCGCGAGAAGCTGCGCGTCTTCGAGCCGATGAACGAGATGGCAAAGGCGCTGACCGACGACGATCTTCGCCTGTTCTCCGACTTCATCGCCAGGATGCCGAAGCCTGAGCCGCCAGGCGAAAATGGCGATCTGGCGCGGATGCAGCGCGGCCAGGCGCTGGTGCAGCAGCACCGCTGCGACACCTGCCACAACCCTGATCTGTCGGGGAAGGAAAACGTCCCGCGCATCGCCAACCAGCGCGAAGATTATCTCGCCAAGACGGTTGCCGAGTACAAGGACAACAGCCGCCGCGGCTATGATGCGAGCATGGCTGACGTGATGGCGCCGATCGCGGCAGCGCAGATCGCCGATCTCGCCTATTACATCGCCCATATGCGCTAG